The following is a genomic window from Desulfonatronum thiosulfatophilum.
CGAGATGGCATATTCATCCTGTTTTACGCGGGATGCGGTTTAAAAACGGCGTGTTTTGGCAGTCATGAGGTCGCATTACGATCCACGTCTTGGCCGCTGCCATGGAAAGGTCACCGCTGACCTTGTGAGCCCACAAGTAAGCTGTTCCTGGTTCGGGTCAAGTGTTTTTGGCGGATGCATGAAGAAGGTTGGACAATCATGAGCCGACAAGCGTTGCGAGGTGTGCATGGTCGATGAACCAACCGGTATGTTTGTGGATTTGATGTGGTATGCCGCCCGGAGCATTGAAGCTTTGGGCGTGATAGTGATTTGTGTGGGTGTGATTACCACCACGGGTCTTTTTTTATATCGCTCCTGGATGCACCGGAATGCAGATCGCTTTTATAGAATCTACCGGCGGGGCATGGGCAAGGCAATTTTGCTGGGGCTGGAGTTGCTGGTTGCCGGCGATATCATCCTCACGGCAACGCATAATTTTAACTTGCAGCATATTGCCTTGCTGGGGTTGCTGATCCTGATCAGAACATTTCTTAGTTTTTCCATGGAAATTGAATTGAACGGATACCTGCCCTGGAAACGGCCACTGGATCGGGATGATGACGTTTAATGCCAAGGCAAAGGAGCGAGCATGAGTGAACTTGCGGATATCGGGGTTATCGGCCTGGCGGTGATGGGCGAGAACTTGATCCTGAACATGGAGAGCAAAGGATTTCGAGTCGCTTGCTACAACCGGACCGTGGACAAGGTTGATGCCTTTGTAAATGGCCGTGGTGCCGGCAAAAATCTGGTTGGCTGCCGCACTCTGGATCAATTGGCGGCGAATCTGGCCAAGCCTCGCAAGGTCATGCTCATGGTCCGTGCCGGAGATGCCGTGGACGTATTGATCGAGATGCTTGTTCCCCTGCTTGATCCGGGTGACATCATTATCGATGGGGGCAACAGCGCGTACATGGACACCACACGGCGTTGCAGGGAGCTGGCAACCAAGGGGCTGCTCCATGTCGGCGCCGGTGTTTCAGGAGGCGAAGAGGGGGCCTTGCATGGACCGTCCATCATGCCTGGTGGAAACGGTGCGGCTTGGCCCGCCTTGCAGCCGATTTTTCAAGCTATCGCGGCCAAGGTAGAGGACGGGACGCCGTGTTG
Proteins encoded in this region:
- a CDS encoding DUF1622 domain-containing protein, with amino-acid sequence MVDEPTGMFVDLMWYAARSIEALGVIVICVGVITTTGLFLYRSWMHRNADRFYRIYRRGMGKAILLGLELLVAGDIILTATHNFNLQHIALLGLLILIRTFLSFSMEIELNGYLPWKRPLDRDDDV